Proteins encoded by one window of Arachis hypogaea cultivar Tifrunner chromosome 1, arahy.Tifrunner.gnm2.J5K5, whole genome shotgun sequence:
- the LOC112707350 gene encoding probable receptor-like protein kinase At5g18500 translates to MASDLSSGLSKKTFVFGLKAWELMGILVGLFIVIILVVLSICLTSRKKSRRVNGMIPLSRMLSVSDEIKEIRVDQASANNQPQSGAFMSLYDKFSDRDSEKVLIQTKNGDNSSHSGSFIHAEKDTGGSQSGEESGAKSVSAYRISSASPLSGLPEFSHLGWGHWFTLRDLEVATNRFSKDNVIGEGGYGVVYQGKLINGSPVAVKKLLNNLGQAEKEFRVEVEAIGHVRHKNLVRLLGYCIEGTHRLLVYEYVNNGNLEQWLHGAMRQYGFLTWDARIKILLGTAKALAYLHEAIEPKVVHRDIKSSNILIDDDFNAKISDFGLAKLLGAGKSHITTRVMGTFGYVAPEYANSGLLNEKSDVYSFGVLLLEAITGRDPVDYSRPAAEVNLVDWLKMMVGNRRAEEVVDPNIETRPSTSALKRVLLTALRCVDPDSEKRPKMSQVVRMLESEEYPVPREDRRRRKNPAGNAELDGQKEASDTDKSDNPDSKPNGRSNQRK, encoded by the exons ATGGCATCTGATCTGAGTTCAGGGCTGTCCAAGAAAACGTTTGTTTTTGGTTTGAAGGCATGGGAATTAATGGGGATACTAGTTGGGTTGTTCATTGTAATCATTCTCGTAGTGCTATCAATATGTCTCACATCAAGAAAGAAATCCAGAAGAGTCAATGGAATGATTCCCCTTAGTCGCATGTTATCTGTTTCGGATGAGATCAAAGAGATTAGAGTTGATCAAGCTTCGGCAAATAATCAACCTCAAAGTGGTGCTTTTATGAGTCTGTATGACAAATTTAGTGACAGGGACTCTGAAAAGGTATTGATCCAAACAAAGAATGGGGATAATAGCAGTCACTCAGGTTCATTTATCCATGCCGAGAAAGACACAGGTGGTTCCCAATCAGGAGAAGAAAGTGGAGCCAAGTCTGTTTCTGCTTATAGAATTTCTTCAGCTTCACCTTTATCTGGTCTGCCCGAGTTCTCTCACCTCGGCTGGGGGCACTGGTTTACATTAAGGGACCTAGAAGTTGCAACGAACAGGTTTTCGAAAGACAATGTTATCGGCGAAGGGGGATATGGAGTTGTTTATCAAGGCAAGTTAATCAATGGGAGTCCTGTGGCTGTTAAGAAGCTCCTCAATAATCT AGGACAAGCCGAGAAGGAATTTAGGGTGGAAGTTGAGGCTATTGGTCATGTGCGGCACAAGAACTTAGTCAGACTTCTAGGTTATTGCATTGAAGGCACTCACAG GTTGTTAGTTTATGAGTATGTTAACAACGGCAATTTAGAGCAATGGCTTCATGGAGCCATGCGGCAGTATGGTTTTCTCACTTGGGATGCTCGGATTAAAATTCTTCTTGGAACAGCTAAAGC GTTGGCTTACTTGCACGAGGCAATCGAACCAAAAGTAGTACATCGAGATATTAAGTCGAGCAATATTTTAATTGATGATGATTTCAATGCCAAAATATCCGACTTTGGGCTGGCTAAGTTACTTGGTGCTGGAAAAAGTCATATTACAACTCGAGTAATGGGAACTTTCGG ATATGTAGCTCCTGAATATGCCAATTCTGGCTTATTGAATGAGAAGAGTGATGTTTATAGCTTCGGGGTATTGCTCCTCGAAGCAATAACTGGAAGAGACCCAGTGGATTATAGCCGACCAGCAGCTGAG GTAAATCTTGTTGACTGGCTCAAGATGATGGTAGGCAACAGGCGAGCAGAGGAGGTGGTGGATCCCAACATTGAGACCAGGCCATCAACAAGTGCCCTGAAAAGGGTCCTTTTGACTGCTTTGAGGTGTGTTGATCCAGATTCTGAGAAAAGACCGAAAATGAGTCAAGTTGTCCGAATGCTTGAATCAGAGGAATATCCCGTACCTAGAGAG GACCGAAGACGCCGAAAAAATCCGGCCGGAAATGCGGAGCTGGATGGTCAGAAGGAGGCTTCTGATACAGATAAGAGCGACAATCCAGATTCCAAGCCAAATGGCAGAAGTAACCAAAGGAAGTAA
- the LOC112707355 gene encoding uncharacterized protein, producing MATSSIISTMKDHEGVEIVYGTEECHRHSIELLEELGFPKGVLPLKDLVECGRVKETGFVWMKLKAPYEHYFEKTNTKVSYAAEVTGYVEKLKMKKMSGIKSKQMMIWVPISEMSMEDPKGKKITFKTPMGIGRSFPVTSFMTQEEEEKYLLELKENQIKEI from the coding sequence ATGGCTACTAGCAGCATCATCTCAACAATGAAGGATCATGAAGGAGTAGAGATAGTTTATGGCACAGAAGAGTGTCATCGCCACTCGATCGAGCTCTTGGAAGAGCTTGGTTTCCCAAAGGGTGTTCTTCCATTGAAGGACCTTGTGGAGTGTGGCAGAGTCAAGGAAACAGGTTTCGTGTGGATGAAGCTAAAGGCGCCATACGAGCATTACTTTGAGAAGACAAACACAAAGGTGAGCTATGCTGCCGAGGTGACCGGATATGTTGAGAAGCtaaagatgaagaagatgagTGGGATCAAGAGCAAGCAGATGATGATTTGGGTGCCAATATCTGAGATGAGCATGGAGGATCCTAAAGGGAAGAAGATTACATTTAAGACTCCTATGGGGATAGGAAGGTCTTTTCCTGTTACTTCTTTCATGActcaagaggaagaggagaagtaCCTCCTTGAGTTGAAGGAGAATCAGATTAAAGAAATATAA